A single window of Marispirochaeta aestuarii DNA harbors:
- a CDS encoding NfeD family protein: protein MIIPLVLSLVGIIAIIAEFFIPSAGLIGLGGMGAIIVSIVMVFRESGSLYGFIFLFANLVIVPTIIIAYWKHFPRSFMGRRLILSPGPPGGNRDSAGEQPSLEAGVEGRALTFLRPAGTGVFGDKRVSVLTDGEFLDKDCPIRIIRIEGNRVFVEAAGPEENTNMHKEQQT from the coding sequence ATGATTATTCCCCTGGTTTTGTCCCTGGTAGGGATTATAGCCATAATAGCCGAGTTTTTTATTCCCTCCGCCGGTCTGATCGGGTTAGGAGGGATGGGGGCAATTATTGTTTCCATAGTAATGGTCTTTCGGGAATCCGGCTCTCTTTACGGATTTATTTTTCTTTTCGCCAATCTCGTTATTGTACCGACCATAATTATCGCCTACTGGAAGCATTTCCCGCGAAGCTTCATGGGGCGTCGGCTGATACTCTCTCCGGGACCGCCGGGTGGAAACAGGGATTCTGCCGGGGAACAGCCATCCCTTGAAGCCGGGGTCGAAGGGCGTGCGCTGACCTTCCTGCGGCCCGCCGGTACGGGAGTCTTTGGGGACAAAAGGGTTTCGGTCCTTACCGACGGGGAGTTTCTGGATAAGGACTGCCCTATTCGTATTATCAGAATAGAAGGTAACAGGGTCTTCGTCGAAGCGGCGGGACCTGAGGAAAATACAAACATGCATAAGGAGCAACAAACATGA
- the floA gene encoding flotillin-like protein FloA (flotillin-like protein involved in membrane lipid rafts): MILVIYVVLGLVILALLAVFLKFFGLWFRALLSGAYVGMGRLIGMWIRRVKISTIVDSRIMLSKGGIDVHSDLLETHFLAGGDVIRVSKALIAALKADIPLSFDRAAAIDLAGRDVLEAVKTSVNPKVIDCPNPETGKTTIDAVAKDGIQLRAKARVTVRANLERLIGGAKEETIVARVGEGIVTTIGSSETYAHVLENPDQISKTVLGKGLDAGTAFEILSIDIADVDVGSNVGAKLQADQAEADKRRFQAVAEQRRAAAQAREQEMVALVQENRAKVVLAEAEIPKAIAEAFKSGNLGVMDYYRIKNIQADTQMRESIGGEDSRPE; the protein is encoded by the coding sequence ATGATACTGGTAATTTACGTTGTGCTGGGCCTGGTCATTCTCGCCCTGCTGGCGGTTTTTCTCAAATTCTTCGGGCTCTGGTTCCGGGCCCTCCTTTCCGGTGCCTACGTGGGCATGGGAAGGCTCATCGGTATGTGGATCAGGAGGGTAAAGATCTCCACCATAGTGGACTCCCGCATTATGCTGTCCAAGGGCGGTATCGATGTCCACTCTGACCTGCTGGAGACCCATTTCCTGGCCGGCGGCGATGTTATCCGGGTAAGCAAGGCCCTGATCGCCGCCCTGAAGGCGGACATTCCCTTGAGCTTTGACCGGGCCGCCGCCATCGATCTGGCGGGAAGGGACGTCCTGGAGGCGGTTAAAACCAGCGTCAACCCCAAGGTAATCGACTGTCCGAATCCGGAAACCGGCAAGACCACCATCGACGCGGTGGCCAAGGACGGCATACAGCTCAGGGCAAAGGCCCGGGTAACCGTGCGGGCCAACCTGGAGCGGCTGATCGGAGGCGCCAAGGAGGAGACCATCGTGGCCAGGGTCGGGGAAGGAATCGTTACCACCATCGGTTCTTCCGAGACCTACGCCCATGTGCTTGAAAACCCGGACCAGATATCCAAGACCGTACTGGGAAAGGGGCTGGATGCGGGGACCGCCTTCGAGATTCTCTCCATCGATATTGCCGATGTGGATGTGGGCTCCAACGTTGGTGCCAAGCTGCAGGCCGACCAGGCGGAGGCGGACAAACGGCGCTTCCAGGCAGTGGCGGAGCAGCGGCGGGCGGCGGCCCAGGCCCGGGAGCAGGAGATGGTTGCCCTGGTTCAGGAAAACCGTGCCAAGGTAGTGCTGGCGGAGGCGGAGATTCCCAAAGCCATTGCAGAAGCCTTCAAGAGCGGAAATCTCGGCGTAATGGATTACTACCGGATAAAGAATATTCAGGCGGATACCCAGATGAGGGAATCCATCGGCGGCGAAGATTCCCGGCCCGAATAG
- a CDS encoding metallophosphoesterase gives MIRRRLYGGIPSRDDSGDLMLIAHITDLHIAGEGEYPYDVDVRSRFVRVLEDLTSHEPELLVLGGDLCYREGSRSVYLWIRERLEMQGIPYLLIPGNHDDTSLMAQVFGLENRLVEGRYYFSRDLEGRRVLFLDTADDSLSEDQIVYLEKELAAAGNGELLIFMHHPPVLSGVYYMDLKYPLLNSGRVGPLLAESRARVTVFCGHYHVEKSVMMGNLRVFITPSIFVQIDQEARSFAVDHRGFGWRKIRLDQGILWTTVRYISEERREN, from the coding sequence TTGATTCGCCGAAGGCTCTACGGAGGGATCCCTTCCCGTGATGATTCCGGGGACCTGATGCTTATAGCGCATATTACGGACCTGCATATCGCCGGGGAGGGAGAATACCCCTACGATGTCGATGTAAGGTCGCGGTTTGTCCGTGTCCTTGAGGACCTCACTTCCCACGAGCCTGAGCTGCTGGTTCTGGGGGGAGATCTCTGTTACCGGGAAGGCAGCAGGTCCGTCTATCTCTGGATCCGGGAACGACTCGAGATGCAGGGGATTCCCTATCTGCTTATTCCCGGAAACCACGATGACACAAGCCTAATGGCACAGGTTTTCGGCCTGGAGAACCGGCTTGTCGAGGGCCGATACTATTTCAGCCGCGATCTGGAAGGCAGAAGGGTCCTCTTTCTTGATACCGCAGACGACAGTCTCTCGGAAGACCAGATAGTGTATCTGGAAAAGGAACTCGCCGCAGCCGGAAACGGGGAGCTCCTGATATTCATGCACCATCCTCCGGTTCTGTCAGGGGTCTACTACATGGACCTCAAGTATCCCCTGCTGAACAGCGGCAGGGTTGGTCCTCTCCTGGCGGAATCACGGGCCCGGGTGACGGTTTTCTGCGGTCACTATCACGTGGAAAAGTCTGTTATGATGGGGAATCTGAGGGTCTTTATTACCCCGTCGATCTTCGTACAGATCGATCAGGAGGCCCGGAGCTTTGCCGTGGACCACCGGGGTTTCGGATGGCGGAAGATCCGGCTGGACCAGGGGATACTGTGGACAACGGTACGCTATATTTCTGAGGAGAGGAGAGAGAATTAG
- the nfo gene encoding deoxyribonuclease IV codes for MKFIGAHVSAAGGVFNAPANALEIGANAFALFTKNQRQWKSKPLTEKEITAFREALKDSGISPEQVLPHDSYLINLGNPDPEKRQKSLDAFVDELHRVEQLGLSLLNFHPGSGLNEVDEDECLKLIADSMNQAMERTGSAVLVIENTSGQGSAVGYRFEHLARLIELVDTKERVGVCLDTCHAFAAGYDFRSPEAYGKTMSDFDDTVGFSRLKGMHLNDAKSAFGSRVDRHASLGEGNIGWEGFRNIMRDPRTDGIPLILETIEPERWAEEIRTLRSFAESDSGRNS; via the coding sequence GTGAAATTTATAGGAGCCCATGTCAGCGCCGCAGGAGGTGTCTTCAATGCCCCTGCAAACGCCCTGGAGATAGGCGCCAATGCCTTTGCCCTGTTTACTAAGAACCAGCGTCAGTGGAAGTCGAAACCCCTGACGGAGAAGGAGATCACCGCTTTCAGGGAGGCGCTGAAGGATTCGGGAATCAGTCCTGAACAGGTGCTGCCCCACGACTCCTACCTGATCAACCTGGGAAACCCTGATCCTGAAAAGCGTCAGAAAAGCCTCGATGCCTTTGTGGATGAACTTCATCGGGTGGAGCAGCTGGGGCTTTCCCTTCTGAATTTTCATCCCGGAAGCGGTCTCAACGAGGTGGATGAAGATGAGTGCCTGAAGCTGATAGCCGATTCCATGAACCAGGCCATGGAACGGACCGGCAGCGCCGTCCTGGTAATAGAGAATACCTCCGGCCAGGGAAGCGCGGTGGGTTACCGCTTTGAACACCTGGCCCGGCTGATTGAACTGGTTGATACAAAGGAACGGGTGGGGGTCTGTCTCGACACCTGCCATGCCTTCGCTGCCGGCTATGATTTTCGCAGTCCGGAAGCCTACGGGAAGACCATGTCCGATTTTGATGATACAGTCGGGTTCTCCCGGCTCAAGGGGATGCACCTGAACGACGCCAAATCTGCCTTCGGCAGCAGGGTAGATCGGCACGCCAGCCTGGGGGAGGGAAATATCGGCTGGGAAGGTTTCCGCAATATCATGCGGGACCCTCGGACCGATGGTATCCCCCTTATTCTTGAGACCATCGAGCCCGAACGCTGGGCTGAAGAGATACGGACCCTCAGGTCCTTCGCGGAGAGTGACAGTGGAAGAAACAGCTAA
- a CDS encoding aminotransferase class V-fold PLP-dependent enzyme, which translates to MEETANLEEWFSSFRKGIIGIDTRIDTPRGSRPLVYADWIASGRLYGPIEDRIRNEIGPLVGNTHSESSTTGRAMTAAYREAHSILKRHVNAGPEDVIITAGAGMTAVVNKLQRILGIRYPERFRDLSRGLPERHAGGACDDECPVVFVTHMEHHSNHISWLETEAEVVVLPPDDKLEVDPAALERELERYARRPLKIGAFSACSNVTGLFPPYRELARIMHRHGGLAFVDFAASAPYVPMDMHPANDPLGYLDGVFFSPHKFLGGPGSSGVMVFNSGIYHNLVPDNPGGGTVTWTNRWGERSYVTDIEAREDGGTPGFLQAIRAALAVRLKEEMDPARIKAREEELVGRAMKEMRTIPGLHILADNDKPRIGVISFYMEGLHHNLLVRLLNDYYGIQSRGGCSCAGTYGHFLLHVSRELSRTITREIDSGNLSHKPGWVRISLHPTMTDAELDYLLGALRELRSNYEEWGAGYRFDRTSGEYYALEDPDGAVKTESALNLAGFPLL; encoded by the coding sequence GTGGAAGAAACAGCTAATCTGGAGGAGTGGTTCAGCTCTTTCCGGAAGGGCATCATCGGCATAGACACCCGGATCGATACTCCCCGGGGGAGCCGTCCCCTGGTATACGCCGACTGGATAGCCTCGGGTCGGCTCTACGGCCCCATCGAGGACCGTATCCGGAACGAAATCGGCCCCCTTGTGGGGAATACCCATTCCGAGTCCTCCACCACCGGCCGTGCCATGACCGCCGCCTACCGGGAGGCCCACAGCATCCTGAAGCGCCACGTTAACGCCGGACCTGAGGATGTGATCATAACCGCAGGCGCGGGAATGACCGCAGTTGTAAACAAGCTGCAGCGTATCCTCGGCATCCGTTACCCCGAGCGATTCCGGGACCTGAGCCGGGGGCTTCCCGAACGGCACGCCGGGGGGGCCTGCGACGATGAGTGTCCGGTGGTTTTCGTTACCCACATGGAACACCACTCCAACCACATCTCCTGGCTGGAGACCGAGGCGGAGGTTGTCGTGCTGCCCCCGGACGATAAGCTGGAGGTCGATCCGGCGGCTCTGGAACGGGAACTTGAACGCTATGCCCGCCGTCCCCTGAAGATAGGCGCCTTTTCCGCCTGCTCGAATGTTACCGGACTCTTCCCGCCCTACCGGGAGCTTGCCAGGATAATGCACCGCCACGGCGGGCTGGCCTTTGTCGATTTCGCGGCCTCCGCCCCTTACGTACCCATGGATATGCACCCCGCAAACGATCCCCTGGGCTACCTGGACGGGGTCTTCTTCTCCCCCCACAAATTTCTGGGTGGTCCTGGGAGCTCGGGAGTCATGGTCTTCAACTCCGGGATCTACCATAATCTGGTGCCTGACAATCCCGGAGGCGGGACTGTAACCTGGACCAATCGCTGGGGAGAGCGCAGCTACGTTACGGATATCGAAGCCCGGGAAGACGGGGGAACCCCCGGTTTCCTGCAGGCCATTCGGGCAGCTCTGGCTGTACGCCTGAAGGAGGAGATGGATCCGGCGAGGATAAAAGCCAGGGAAGAGGAACTCGTGGGCAGAGCCATGAAAGAGATGCGTACAATACCCGGTCTTCACATCCTGGCAGATAACGACAAACCGAGGATAGGAGTTATTTCATTTTACATGGAGGGGCTGCATCACAATCTGCTTGTGCGGCTTTTGAACGACTATTACGGTATTCAGTCCCGGGGAGGCTGCTCCTGCGCCGGGACCTACGGCCATTTTCTGCTCCACGTGAGCAGGGAGCTCTCCCGGACAATCACCCGGGAAATCGACTCGGGGAATCTCAGCCACAAGCCGGGCTGGGTGCGGATATCCCTGCATCCTACCATGACCGATGCCGAACTCGACTACCTGCTCGGAGCTTTACGGGAGCTCCGGTCCAACTATGAAGAGTGGGGAGCGGGATACCGTTTTGACCGGACAAGCGGAGAATACTACGCCCTCGAGGATCCTGATGGAGCAGTAAAAACCGAATCGGCCCTAAACCTGGCCGGGTTCCCCCTGCTCTGA
- the ftsH gene encoding ATP-dependent zinc metalloprotease FtsH codes for MADKKGCWDNEDCDHGPQKDKPFFEKHRFTFGYFVAVLLGLMIFNALIGQNVQNHRTIPYSEFKERIRDGEITRVEMGGNYYLGMTDRPEEPQEQSSFVYRTVPVDDPGFVPLLEEKGINYYAVIQQEPALLNLILGWLLPLVVLVLLWRFMFKRMGDMGSNVMSFGKNKSIIVAEGSTGVTFEDVAGADEAKEELVEVVDFLKVPDKYLDIGGKIPKGILLVGPPGTGKTLLARAVAGNAGVPFFRMSGADFVEMFVGVGAARVRDLFKQARTKAPCIIFIDELDAIGKSRVNAMGGNDERETTLNQLLVEMDGFDAASGVIILAATNRPEILDPALLRPGRFDRQVLVDRPDVHGREQILRIHSKNVKLAENVDLEEIARMTPGFVGADLANIVNEAALLAVRRGRRTIITGDFKEAIEKVVAGLEKKSKLINPQERRTVAYHETGHALVAAFTPGSDPVSKISIVPRGFGALGYTLQTPTEDRYLLTQEELLGKIDVLLGGRAAEELSFGMVSTGAANDLSRATDISRSMITEYGMSERFKNVALSKRSAPMLGTRDPFLQREYAESTQSYIDEEISRMINERYRQVKNFLDEKRDLLEKVTAQLLEKEVLEREEFFRLIGRESGVPSEQGEPGQV; via the coding sequence ATGGCAGACAAGAAAGGCTGTTGGGACAACGAGGACTGCGACCACGGTCCCCAGAAGGACAAACCCTTTTTCGAAAAACATCGCTTTACCTTCGGCTATTTTGTCGCTGTTCTTCTTGGGCTGATGATTTTCAACGCCCTTATCGGGCAGAATGTGCAGAATCACCGTACAATCCCCTACAGCGAGTTTAAAGAGAGAATCCGCGACGGAGAAATTACCCGCGTCGAAATGGGGGGAAACTACTATCTCGGCATGACTGACCGGCCGGAGGAACCGCAGGAACAATCGTCTTTTGTCTATCGTACAGTACCCGTGGATGATCCGGGTTTCGTTCCCCTGCTGGAAGAAAAGGGGATCAATTATTATGCGGTAATCCAGCAGGAACCGGCTCTGCTCAACCTGATACTTGGCTGGCTGCTTCCCCTGGTTGTCCTGGTTCTCCTCTGGCGCTTCATGTTCAAGCGTATGGGAGATATGGGCAGCAACGTTATGTCCTTCGGAAAAAATAAATCCATTATCGTTGCGGAAGGTTCCACCGGGGTCACCTTCGAGGACGTGGCCGGAGCAGACGAAGCGAAGGAGGAACTCGTCGAAGTGGTGGACTTCCTGAAAGTTCCCGACAAATACCTGGACATCGGCGGAAAAATCCCCAAAGGGATTCTTCTTGTCGGCCCCCCGGGGACGGGAAAAACCCTCCTTGCCAGAGCAGTGGCCGGAAACGCGGGGGTACCCTTTTTTCGCATGAGCGGTGCCGACTTTGTGGAAATGTTCGTCGGCGTCGGGGCTGCCAGGGTGCGTGACCTCTTCAAGCAGGCCCGTACAAAAGCCCCCTGTATCATCTTTATCGACGAACTGGACGCCATCGGCAAATCCCGGGTAAACGCCATGGGGGGCAACGATGAGCGGGAGACAACCCTGAACCAGCTTCTGGTGGAGATGGACGGATTCGATGCCGCCTCGGGGGTTATTATTCTTGCGGCCACCAACCGGCCGGAAATTCTGGACCCGGCCCTGCTCAGACCCGGGCGCTTTGACCGGCAGGTACTGGTCGACCGGCCTGATGTCCACGGACGGGAACAAATTCTGAGGATACACAGCAAGAACGTCAAACTGGCGGAGAACGTCGACCTGGAGGAGATCGCCCGTATGACCCCCGGCTTCGTCGGGGCGGACCTGGCGAATATCGTCAACGAGGCCGCCCTGCTGGCGGTGCGCCGGGGACGCCGGACAATTATCACCGGGGATTTCAAGGAGGCCATCGAAAAGGTCGTTGCGGGACTTGAGAAAAAGAGCAAGCTCATAAATCCCCAGGAACGCCGTACCGTGGCATACCACGAGACCGGGCATGCCCTGGTGGCAGCCTTTACCCCCGGATCGGACCCTGTCTCCAAGATATCCATCGTTCCCCGGGGATTCGGCGCCCTGGGATACACCCTCCAGACACCCACGGAAGACCGTTACCTGCTGACCCAGGAGGAGCTGCTGGGTAAAATTGACGTCCTCCTGGGGGGCAGGGCCGCTGAAGAGCTGAGCTTCGGCATGGTCTCCACCGGCGCGGCCAACGATCTGAGCCGGGCCACGGACATCAGCCGCAGCATGATTACCGAATACGGTATGAGTGAGCGCTTCAAGAACGTCGCCCTCTCAAAACGCTCCGCACCGATGCTGGGAACCCGGGATCCCTTCCTGCAGAGAGAATACGCCGAATCGACCCAGAGCTACATCGATGAGGAGATCTCCCGTATGATAAACGAGCGTTATCGGCAGGTGAAAAACTTCCTGGATGAAAAGCGGGATCTTTTGGAAAAGGTTACTGCACAGCTGCTGGAAAAAGAGGTGCTCGAACGGGAGGAGTTCTTCCGCCTCATCGGCAGAGAGTCCGGAGTCCCGTCAGAGCAGGGGGAACCCGGCCAGGTTTAG
- a CDS encoding histidine kinase N-terminal 7TM domain-containing protein: MEFHLSLPQLPILLSFIVSFTVFIVSLLKSDRYYAVFLLLLMLAIFEWSGAYLLEISARAFPLIVFFSKLKYFGIAFAPVFFLLFTMSFTGTMPKQRLLRLLPLLLIIPALNQFVVWIEPLHHFFFSDVRIIPVENMVFIQHDYGPVFWFHTIYSYGLLLTGAFILIRMLVSGEEKMTGSVVLLIVALFVPLLGNVLHLFRLTGPMQFIDLTPVSFSFSGALFLYVILRYRVVDFVPITHQLILDNLREVILVLDHENRIIEVNPAASYLFRQNQEDILGHPILDLSLSNREIISGFKDIYDIECETELYIRGEQRSFELSIVPIQDRRLPSLGRVVVLRDITERKIAELQATRSERMESLELLAGGVSHDFNNLLSAIVGNLSLAVLENRDPLIAEYLKQIESALDQARDLTRQLNNLSRKSCPEAEAVSLKSMVEQAAGIFLGDSQIEARMEMTDDLWNIFVDPAQITQVVNNLLVNALQAMPEGGRIIVKAENIRLSSGNKLSLNPGTYVHACFTDTGPGIPVDKLPHIFDPYYTTKKDGSGLGLAMAQAIVLNNQGAIYAESGPGGCFHLYLPAFTEPGHDQQVPPSAGSSRRSDA; the protein is encoded by the coding sequence ATGGAATTTCATCTAAGCCTGCCACAACTTCCGATTCTCCTGTCTTTTATCGTTTCCTTCACCGTTTTTATTGTGTCCCTTCTCAAATCCGATCGCTATTACGCGGTTTTTCTGCTGCTCCTCATGCTGGCGATATTCGAATGGTCCGGGGCCTATCTTCTGGAAATATCCGCCCGGGCCTTTCCCCTGATTGTCTTTTTCTCCAAACTCAAGTACTTCGGTATTGCCTTTGCGCCGGTCTTTTTTCTGCTGTTTACCATGTCCTTTACCGGTACCATGCCGAAGCAGCGTCTTCTGCGGCTTTTGCCGCTGCTCCTGATTATACCCGCCCTCAATCAGTTCGTTGTGTGGATAGAACCGCTTCATCACTTCTTTTTTTCTGATGTGCGGATTATTCCCGTTGAGAATATGGTCTTTATTCAGCATGATTACGGACCGGTTTTCTGGTTTCACACCATCTATTCCTATGGACTCTTGCTTACCGGGGCTTTTATCCTGATCCGGATGCTGGTTTCCGGGGAGGAGAAGATGACCGGCAGCGTGGTGCTGCTGATTGTCGCGCTTTTTGTGCCCCTTCTGGGTAATGTTCTGCATCTTTTCCGTTTAACCGGGCCAATGCAGTTTATTGATCTTACTCCCGTGAGTTTCTCCTTTTCCGGGGCTCTGTTCCTGTATGTTATTCTCCGCTACAGGGTGGTCGATTTTGTTCCCATAACTCACCAGCTCATTCTGGACAATCTGCGGGAGGTTATCCTGGTCCTGGATCATGAAAACCGGATTATCGAAGTAAACCCGGCGGCAAGCTATCTGTTCAGACAGAATCAGGAGGATATTCTCGGACATCCTATTCTGGATCTGAGTCTTTCAAACCGTGAGATCATCAGCGGTTTCAAGGATATTTATGATATCGAATGCGAGACGGAGCTGTATATCCGGGGAGAACAGCGCAGTTTCGAACTGTCCATCGTACCGATTCAGGACAGGCGTCTGCCTTCTCTGGGACGGGTAGTGGTTTTGCGGGACATTACCGAGCGAAAGATAGCCGAGTTACAGGCCACCCGAAGCGAACGCATGGAATCCCTGGAGCTTCTGGCCGGTGGAGTATCCCATGATTTCAATAACCTGTTGAGCGCCATTGTGGGAAATCTCTCCCTGGCGGTTCTTGAGAACCGGGACCCCCTGATCGCGGAATATCTTAAACAGATTGAGTCCGCCCTGGATCAGGCCCGGGATCTGACCAGGCAGTTGAACAATCTCTCCCGGAAAAGCTGTCCCGAAGCGGAGGCTGTCTCTCTGAAAAGCATGGTGGAGCAGGCTGCGGGTATCTTTCTCGGGGATTCTCAGATAGAAGCGCGCATGGAAATGACGGATGATTTGTGGAATATCTTTGTTGATCCCGCACAGATCACCCAGGTTGTCAACAATCTGCTGGTTAATGCCCTTCAGGCTATGCCGGAGGGGGGAAGGATTATCGTGAAGGCGGAGAATATCCGTTTAAGCAGCGGCAATAAACTGAGTCTGAATCCCGGAACCTACGTTCACGCATGTTTTACCGACACCGGCCCGGGGATCCCGGTGGATAAGCTTCCTCATATCTTCGATCCCTATTACACCACGAAAAAGGACGGGTCCGGTCTTGGCCTGGCCATGGCCCAGGCTATTGTTCTGAATAACCAGGGGGCCATCTATGCCGAAAGCGGCCCCGGGGGATGCTTCCATCTCTATCTCCCGGCGTTCACAGAACCTGGGCATGATCAGCAAGTTCCTCCCAGCGCCGGGTCTTCTCGTCGATCAGATGCTTGA
- a CDS encoding ABC-F family ATP-binding cassette domain-containing protein — translation MNILSIDNIGMSMGGKPLFSGLSFGVDSGEKTALIGINGSGKSTLLRILAGDLKPSSGELVVNSAARIAYQPQVPFYSPEETVADHIFRQDNPLLNIVRQYEQAAEAISKNHGREEEAALSAATELMDARDAWETEARIRSVLQELGITDLSLPMGSLSGGMIKKISLAQALAGEKDLLILDEPTNHLDIDTILWLQDYLEKTEAALLLVTHDRYFLDSVATRIYELEDQSLYRYDGNYSYYMEKRQERLAARARQKERSESILRRELEWLKRGPKARTGKDKKRTERIINLMDRDEAEAQSLREFSVNHRRLGKKVLEIKNLSKSFDGRPVFKAFTYSFKRGERIGLVGPNGSGKTTLLRLITGEVEPDEGWTDRGINTRFGYFDQMSEELDEKQTVVGFLKEYAEVIRKQNGQPKEITRLLEEFSFPREKWYTTIKRLSGGERRRLQLLKVLLPDPNFLIFDEPTNDLDIQTLSLLEDFLGSFEGCLLIVSHDRYFLDRSVDFLLVLDSQGRINGFAGSYSEYLEFRKEQERSGQPEKRVPPRERPVQREEKRRLSFREQKEFAELMPAIEKLEKEKSEIEAAFSNPETPPDRHGKLKLRYNEVKHLIDEKTRRWEELADHAQVL, via the coding sequence ATGAATATCCTCTCAATAGACAACATCGGTATGAGCATGGGGGGCAAGCCCCTCTTCTCCGGTCTTTCCTTCGGGGTCGATTCGGGAGAAAAGACTGCCCTCATCGGCATAAACGGCAGCGGCAAGTCCACCCTGCTCAGGATACTGGCGGGGGACCTTAAGCCCTCCTCCGGGGAACTCGTGGTTAACAGCGCAGCCCGGATTGCCTACCAGCCCCAGGTCCCCTTTTACAGCCCCGAGGAGACCGTGGCGGACCACATCTTCCGGCAGGACAATCCTCTTCTGAATATAGTACGACAATACGAACAGGCCGCCGAGGCCATCAGCAAAAACCACGGCAGAGAGGAAGAGGCCGCCTTGAGTGCCGCCACGGAACTGATGGATGCCAGGGATGCCTGGGAGACGGAGGCACGGATCCGCTCAGTCCTGCAGGAGCTGGGAATCACGGACCTTTCTCTTCCCATGGGGAGTCTCTCGGGGGGAATGATAAAAAAGATTTCCCTGGCCCAGGCCCTGGCGGGAGAAAAAGACCTGCTTATTCTCGACGAGCCGACCAACCATCTGGATATCGATACCATCCTCTGGCTTCAGGACTATCTGGAAAAGACAGAGGCAGCCCTGCTGCTGGTGACCCACGACCGCTATTTTCTCGACTCCGTGGCGACCAGGATCTACGAACTGGAGGACCAGAGCCTCTACCGTTACGACGGAAACTACAGCTACTACATGGAAAAACGGCAGGAAAGGCTGGCAGCCCGGGCGCGGCAGAAGGAGCGCAGCGAATCAATTCTGCGCCGGGAACTGGAATGGCTGAAGCGCGGACCCAAGGCAAGGACAGGAAAAGACAAAAAACGGACCGAACGGATCATCAACCTGATGGACCGGGACGAAGCGGAGGCCCAGTCCCTGCGGGAGTTCAGCGTAAACCATCGCAGGCTGGGGAAAAAGGTGCTGGAGATAAAAAACTTAAGCAAGTCCTTCGACGGCCGGCCGGTTTTCAAGGCTTTCACTTATTCCTTTAAACGGGGGGAACGAATCGGCCTGGTAGGCCCCAACGGAAGCGGCAAAACAACCCTGCTCCGGCTGATCACCGGGGAAGTGGAACCCGACGAAGGGTGGACCGACCGGGGCATCAATACCCGTTTCGGCTATTTCGACCAGATGTCCGAGGAGCTCGATGAAAAGCAGACTGTGGTGGGATTTCTGAAGGAGTATGCCGAGGTAATCCGAAAGCAGAATGGTCAGCCGAAGGAGATTACCCGCTTACTGGAGGAGTTCAGCTTTCCCAGAGAAAAATGGTATACCACGATTAAACGCCTATCCGGAGGGGAGCGAAGACGGCTGCAGCTTTTGAAGGTTCTGCTGCCGGACCCGAATTTCCTGATTTTTGACGAACCCACCAACGACCTGGACATTCAGACCCTGTCACTTCTGGAGGACTTTCTGGGCAGTTTTGAAGGCTGCCTGCTGATTGTCTCCCACGACCGCTACTTCCTTGACCGCAGCGTCGATTTTCTCCTGGTTCTGGACAGCCAGGGAAGAATAAACGGCTTTGCCGGGAGCTATTCAGAATACCTGGAGTTCAGGAAAGAGCAGGAAAGGAGCGGACAGCCGGAAAAAAGAGTGCCCCCCAGGGAACGCCCGGTACAGCGGGAAGAGAAACGGAGATTGAGTTTCCGGGAACAGAAGGAGTTTGCCGAGCTCATGCCCGCCATCGAGAAGCTGGAAAAGGAGAAATCAGAGATAGAAGCGGCTTTCAGCAATCCCGAAACACCCCCGGATCGGCACGGAAAACTCAAGCTCCGTTACAACGAGGTCAAGCATCTGATCGACGAGAAGACCCGGCGCTGGGAGGAACTTGCTGATCATGCCCAGGTTCTGTGA